The proteins below are encoded in one region of Nitrospira lenta:
- a CDS encoding methyltransferase produces the protein MLSRKDRSVAKRSLSPAKVMELGTGFFGSKTLLSAIELGLFTELAKGARTLEELTARLNLHPRSARDFFDALVALGMLKRTGTRYANTPETALFLDRAKPSYIGGILEMCNARLYRFWGSLTDGLRTGQPQNEVKTGGDFFGTLYSDPQRLEGFLKAMTGLSIGAGREIAAQFPWKKYKTFADVGCAQGGVAVEIALAHKHLSGLGMDLPVVRPVFEDYAQTKGVAKRLTFHPGNFFKEPLPNVDVIIMGHILHDWNLDEKRMLLRKTYEALPPNGAVIIHEALIDDARKTNAFGLLMSLNMLIETPGGFDFTGADCSRWMKEAGFKKAKVERLAGPDGIVVGYK, from the coding sequence ATGCTCAGTCGAAAGGATCGCTCCGTGGCAAAGAGATCGTTGTCCCCGGCGAAGGTCATGGAACTGGGCACCGGATTTTTCGGCTCGAAGACCCTGTTGAGCGCGATCGAACTCGGTCTCTTCACCGAGTTGGCGAAAGGGGCGCGCACGCTGGAGGAGTTGACCGCGCGGCTCAATCTGCATCCGCGCAGCGCGCGTGATTTTTTCGATGCCCTGGTCGCATTGGGCATGTTGAAGCGGACGGGCACGCGGTACGCGAACACGCCGGAAACGGCCTTATTCCTCGATCGGGCCAAGCCGTCGTACATCGGCGGCATTCTCGAAATGTGTAACGCGCGGCTCTATCGCTTTTGGGGGTCGCTCACCGACGGACTCCGCACCGGCCAACCGCAGAATGAAGTCAAGACCGGCGGGGATTTTTTCGGCACGCTCTATAGCGATCCTCAGCGGCTCGAAGGATTTCTCAAGGCCATGACCGGCCTCAGCATCGGGGCCGGCCGCGAGATTGCAGCACAGTTTCCCTGGAAGAAGTACAAGACCTTTGCCGATGTCGGCTGCGCGCAGGGCGGCGTCGCCGTCGAAATCGCGCTTGCGCACAAGCACCTCTCAGGTCTGGGAATGGATTTGCCTGTCGTCCGGCCGGTGTTTGAAGACTACGCGCAGACGAAGGGTGTGGCGAAGCGGTTGACGTTTCATCCCGGCAATTTTTTCAAAGAGCCGCTCCCGAACGTCGATGTGATCATCATGGGCCACATCCTCCACGATTGGAATCTCGACGAGAAGCGGATGCTCTTGCGCAAGACCTATGAAGCTCTGCCGCCGAATGGCGCGGTGATCATCCACGAAGCGCTCATCGACGATGCGCGCAAAACAAACGCCTTCGGGTTGCTGATGAGCCTGAATATGCTGATCGAAACCCCCGGAGGGTTTGACTTCACCGGCGCCGACTGCAGTAGATGGATGAAAGAGGCCGGCTTTAAGAAGGCTAAGGTCGAGCGATTGGCCGGACCGGACGGCATAGTGGTGGGATATAAATAG
- a CDS encoding FAD-binding oxidoreductase: MSIYQVTAQVESVRDLTHDVRQLDLRLIEPAAIDFKPGQFISFDMPHPESGRLVTRAYSIASSPSRPGVITLLFNRVSGGPGSTLLYGFKEGDTARFKGPAGHFTLRDDPGRDLLFVATGTGITPIWSMLLANAERAVPRPATLFWGLRSQRDLYYQDDLLALARTIPQMTTVLTLSRPEPGWSGETGRVQRLVEERIASVAHLAAYLCGSGGMIADVTKTLQQKGLCPIYREKYYDSAAGAAE; this comes from the coding sequence GTGAGTATCTATCAGGTGACGGCGCAGGTTGAGTCCGTCAGAGATCTGACGCACGATGTGCGACAACTCGATTTGCGGCTCATCGAGCCGGCCGCCATCGACTTCAAACCGGGCCAGTTCATTTCCTTCGACATGCCGCATCCTGAGTCGGGCCGTCTTGTCACGCGGGCCTATTCCATTGCCTCATCGCCCAGCCGTCCGGGCGTCATTACGCTGCTGTTCAATCGCGTGTCGGGCGGGCCGGGCTCCACCTTGCTCTATGGGTTTAAAGAAGGCGATACGGCACGATTCAAAGGACCGGCCGGCCATTTCACGCTGCGTGACGATCCGGGGCGCGACCTGTTGTTTGTCGCCACGGGGACCGGCATCACGCCCATCTGGTCGATGTTGTTGGCGAACGCGGAGCGGGCCGTCCCCCGGCCGGCTACTTTGTTTTGGGGACTGCGGAGCCAGCGGGACCTGTACTATCAGGACGACTTGCTTGCGCTTGCGCGGACGATACCGCAGATGACAACGGTGCTCACGCTCTCCCGTCCGGAGCCGGGCTGGTCCGGAGAAACCGGCCGGGTGCAACGGCTGGTCGAGGAGCGCATTGCATCGGTGGCCCATCTCGCCGCCTATCTCTGCGGAAGCGGCGGGATGATTGCCGACGTGACGAAGACGTTGCAGCAGAAGGGGCTGTGCCCCATCTATCGCGAAAAATATTACGACTCGGCTGCCGGAGCGGCGGAATAA
- a CDS encoding AEC family transporter, producing MPPTLQAFLILFVVGAALRLSGLLGKPYAEKLGLFVFSITLPATILVSLDRVAFAPTAWKLPLTACLISLPLVLVSWPLARALHLARPTQGGFLLAIGCINSVYFAYPVALATFGDDGLAHAILFDLGQTTLTLTALYALAVWHGTAAPSARSALTRLLTSPPFWALTVMLAMKAAGLHLPSWLHAILTPVHLMTTPLASLVLGLSISLVALHRTWRLTCLGVALRMLGGLLLGVAAAWLLDLTGVERAVVILIAGMPSAVTAVIFATETGLDEDLVASIVALSICLGVILLPWLPGIAAALMGEAAVGR from the coding sequence ATGCCTCCGACCCTGCAAGCGTTTCTGATTCTCTTCGTCGTCGGCGCTGCGCTCCGTCTGTCGGGCCTGCTCGGGAAACCCTATGCGGAGAAGCTGGGGCTCTTTGTCTTTTCCATCACGCTGCCGGCGACGATTCTCGTGTCGTTGGATCGCGTGGCCTTCGCCCCGACAGCCTGGAAGCTGCCGTTGACCGCCTGCCTCATCTCCCTCCCGCTGGTACTCGTGTCCTGGCCGCTCGCGCGCGCGCTGCACCTCGCCCGCCCGACGCAGGGCGGATTCCTCCTGGCCATCGGCTGCATCAACTCCGTGTACTTTGCCTATCCCGTCGCCCTGGCGACGTTCGGCGATGACGGTCTCGCGCACGCAATCCTCTTTGATCTCGGCCAAACCACACTCACGCTGACGGCGCTGTATGCACTGGCCGTGTGGCACGGCACCGCCGCACCGTCGGCGCGCTCAGCGCTCACGCGCTTGCTCACCTCGCCTCCTTTCTGGGCCTTGACCGTCATGCTGGCGATGAAAGCGGCCGGACTTCATCTGCCCTCCTGGCTCCATGCCATCTTGACGCCGGTGCACCTCATGACGACACCGCTGGCAAGCCTCGTCCTCGGCCTGTCCATCAGCCTCGTGGCATTGCACCGCACCTGGCGGCTCACCTGTCTGGGCGTGGCGCTACGAATGCTCGGCGGGCTGTTGTTAGGAGTCGCCGCTGCCTGGCTGCTGGATTTGACTGGAGTGGAACGGGCGGTCGTGATCCTGATCGCCGGGATGCCCTCGGCGGTGACGGCGGTCATTTTCGCAACGGAAACCGGATTGGACGAAGATCTTGTCGCCTCGATCGTAGCGCTCTCGATCTGCCTCGGTGTGATCCTGCTTCCCTGGCTCCCCGGGATTGCCGCCGCGCTCATGGGCGAGGCTGCGGTCGGCCGTTGA
- a CDS encoding OsmC family protein, whose protein sequence is MQRKGSAIWQGDLKSGKGTVSTDSGVLSQTQYSFSTRFESGKGTNPEELIAAAHAGCFTMALSGQLGAAGLVAEKLETTATVTFEKLEAGWTVTGILLDVNGTVPKADQAAWEKATQAAKAGCPISRLLNTTITMQAKLEG, encoded by the coding sequence ATGCAACGCAAAGGTTCGGCTATCTGGCAAGGCGATTTGAAGTCCGGCAAAGGCACGGTATCGACGGACAGCGGAGTGTTGTCGCAGACGCAATATTCCTTTTCGACAAGATTTGAAAGCGGTAAGGGCACCAACCCGGAAGAGCTGATCGCCGCGGCGCACGCGGGCTGCTTCACGATGGCCCTGTCCGGACAATTGGGCGCGGCCGGTCTGGTCGCTGAGAAGCTGGAGACGACGGCCACGGTGACGTTCGAGAAGCTTGAAGCCGGATGGACCGTGACGGGTATCTTATTGGATGTCAACGGCACGGTGCCCAAGGCGGATCAGGCTGCGTGGGAGAAGGCGACGCAGGCCGCCAAAGCCGGCTGTCCGATCTCGCGCCTGCTCAACACGACGATTACGATGCAGGCCAAGCTGGAAGGATAA
- a CDS encoding pyridoxamine 5'-phosphate oxidase family protein yields the protein MAQRYPELSDSHIQFIAKQKIFFVSTATAESRVNVSPKGMDALRVLSPRRVVWLNVTGSGNETSAHVQHDPRMTLMFCAFEGPPVILRLYGTATVIHQGDVEWSELSSLFPPLPGARQIFDMTLDLVQTSCGMAVPYLSYTGDRELLNEWAGKKGEEGIRQYWKEKNQLSLDGLPTNILDHKGENS from the coding sequence ATGGCGCAACGCTATCCCGAACTTTCTGATTCGCACATCCAATTCATCGCCAAACAGAAGATCTTCTTTGTCAGCACCGCCACGGCGGAGAGCCGAGTGAATGTGTCGCCCAAGGGGATGGATGCGTTGCGCGTGCTTAGCCCGCGGCGGGTGGTGTGGCTCAATGTCACTGGGAGCGGGAATGAAACGTCGGCCCATGTGCAGCATGACCCGCGCATGACGCTGATGTTCTGCGCCTTTGAGGGGCCGCCGGTGATTCTACGACTCTATGGAACGGCGACCGTCATTCACCAGGGTGACGTGGAGTGGAGCGAGTTATCTTCTTTGTTCCCTCCGCTGCCTGGCGCGCGGCAGATTTTCGATATGACGCTCGATCTTGTGCAAACCTCCTGCGGGATGGCGGTGCCTTATCTCTCCTATACCGGCGACCGCGAGTTGCTGAACGAATGGGCCGGCAAGAAAGGCGAGGAGGGGATACGGCAGTATTGGAAGGAGAAGAACCAACTCAGCCTCGACGGCCTTCCCACGAATATCCTGGATCACAAGGGGGAGAATTCGTGA
- a CDS encoding DNA methyltransferase, whose product MNTDLSLSWDHSSTVHTDWTLHQIAPYIGRMKAAMARALIEKFTRPGDLVVDPFCGSGVVPLEASASKRRVAAGDWSPYAYILTKAKLIPPPTLNTALTRFETIWKSSRRILDKQDLRTVPKWVRSFFHPETLRSTLAFRDACVYQQEHFLLACLLGILHHQRPGFLSYPSSHLVPYLRNLKFPRAEFPELYIERDVKSRMLAKIVRTYKRFPIRTLAKPRVSLVDARSFPRMQGIHAVITSPPYMNELDYVRDNRLRLWFIERSLPAGLELGTLNKKAAFTALLSGVCSRLAPMIRSKGVFALVLGDATRGGQSINTATIAKQVFSLNDELNGFELIAEYRDKIPDIRRSRRECKGTKAETILVYRNQ is encoded by the coding sequence ATGAACACCGACCTTTCGCTCTCTTGGGACCACTCTTCAACCGTTCACACTGATTGGACGCTACATCAGATTGCTCCATATATCGGTCGGATGAAAGCTGCAATGGCCCGCGCACTAATTGAGAAATTCACTCGACCAGGCGACTTGGTTGTAGATCCTTTTTGCGGAAGTGGAGTGGTACCCCTTGAGGCTTCTGCAAGCAAACGTCGGGTTGCGGCTGGAGATTGGAGCCCTTATGCCTACATCCTGACCAAGGCTAAGTTAATTCCTCCGCCCACACTAAATACTGCACTGACCAGGTTCGAAACTATATGGAAATCGTCTCGTCGGATTCTTGACAAACAAGACCTTCGAACAGTTCCCAAATGGGTTCGATCATTCTTCCATCCGGAGACGCTCCGAAGCACCCTCGCATTCCGGGACGCTTGCGTATATCAACAAGAGCATTTCCTCCTGGCATGCTTATTAGGGATCTTGCACCATCAGCGCCCTGGCTTTCTTTCTTACCCCAGTAGTCACTTAGTACCTTATCTTCGCAACTTGAAATTCCCGCGAGCAGAATTTCCTGAACTATATATAGAACGTGATGTTAAATCCCGCATGCTTGCCAAAATCGTAAGGACGTACAAAAGATTCCCAATTCGAACTCTGGCAAAACCTAGAGTGTCTCTCGTGGACGCCAGGAGTTTCCCACGCATGCAGGGCATTCACGCAGTCATTACAAGTCCTCCCTACATGAATGAATTGGACTATGTGAGAGATAACAGACTGAGACTCTGGTTCATCGAGAGAAGTCTACCCGCAGGACTCGAATTGGGAACTCTAAACAAGAAGGCGGCCTTCACAGCGCTACTCTCTGGCGTTTGCAGTCGATTGGCTCCAATGATCCGATCAAAAGGTGTGTTCGCTCTTGTCCTAGGAGATGCTACACGCGGCGGACAATCAATAAATACGGCCACGATCGCCAAGCAAGTTTTCTCACTCAACGATGAACTTAATGGCTTCGAGCTGATAGCAGAATACCGAGACAAGATTCCTGACATACGAAGATCCCGAAGGGAATGCAAAGGAACAAAGGCTGAGACGATTCTTGTCTATCGAAACCAATGA
- a CDS encoding NAD(P)/FAD-dependent oxidoreductase, with product MSDKRVVIIGGGFGGLTAARSLGDLETVLIDRTNHHLFQPLLYQVATAALAPGDIAWPLRTLLRGYPHLRVVMDEVEAIDREARLVRLRDSDAIPFDALIVAPGARHAYFGHEGWEQFAPGLKTLTDAVRLRENMLLAFEEAERRRVATGIHDRLTFVIVGGGPTGVELAGALAEIGRKAMGPDFPALHLENMSIILVEGGPRILPGFSPDLSATAAAALASKGVTLMLNSRVSEVRADGVVIGGDVIRSTNIIWAAGNTASPLLASLGIARDQAGRIPVLPDLSIPGDPWIFVIGDAAHCAGRDGNPLPGLAPVAMQQGHYVARLIREGIAAEQRRPFAYADRGTLATIGRAQAVVQLGSWHFSGLLAWLLWCVVHIFFLIGFRSRVRVMAEWIWYYFTFKPGAKIIYTRTRQSGEEGRTPPADSPGSGSRA from the coding sequence ATGTCTGACAAACGAGTCGTCATCATCGGGGGCGGTTTCGGAGGACTGACGGCCGCGCGGTCGTTGGGTGATCTCGAGACCGTGCTCATTGACCGCACCAATCATCATCTGTTTCAACCCCTGCTCTACCAGGTCGCGACTGCCGCGCTGGCTCCCGGCGACATCGCTTGGCCGCTGCGCACTCTCCTCAGAGGGTATCCCCATCTTCGCGTGGTGATGGATGAGGTTGAGGCCATCGACCGCGAGGCGCGTCTGGTGCGGTTGAGGGACAGCGACGCGATTCCATTTGATGCCCTTATTGTAGCGCCCGGAGCGCGCCATGCGTATTTCGGACATGAGGGGTGGGAGCAGTTCGCTCCCGGGCTTAAGACCCTCACCGACGCGGTGCGTCTTCGCGAGAACATGCTGTTGGCGTTTGAAGAGGCCGAACGGCGGCGGGTCGCCACCGGTATCCATGATCGACTCACGTTCGTGATCGTGGGGGGAGGGCCCACCGGCGTGGAACTGGCCGGCGCGTTGGCGGAGATCGGTCGAAAGGCCATGGGGCCGGACTTTCCAGCTTTGCACCTTGAGAATATGTCCATTATTCTTGTCGAAGGAGGGCCCAGAATTCTTCCCGGGTTCTCCCCAGATTTATCGGCGACCGCTGCCGCTGCACTGGCGAGCAAGGGCGTTACGCTTATGCTCAATAGTCGAGTGAGTGAAGTCCGCGCCGATGGCGTCGTGATCGGAGGCGATGTCATACGATCCACGAACATCATCTGGGCCGCCGGGAATACGGCGTCCCCGCTGCTCGCCTCACTAGGAATTGCCCGTGATCAAGCCGGTCGCATTCCCGTGCTCCCCGATCTCTCAATTCCAGGCGATCCCTGGATCTTTGTCATCGGCGATGCCGCGCATTGTGCCGGACGGGATGGGAATCCGCTGCCGGGGCTGGCTCCCGTTGCCATGCAGCAGGGCCACTATGTCGCACGGCTGATTCGTGAAGGGATCGCGGCGGAGCAGCGGCGCCCCTTTGCCTATGCCGATCGAGGCACCCTGGCGACCATCGGCCGCGCGCAAGCGGTGGTGCAGCTCGGCTCATGGCATTTCTCCGGGCTGCTCGCCTGGCTGCTCTGGTGCGTGGTGCACATCTTTTTCCTGATCGGGTTTCGCAGTCGTGTGCGGGTCATGGCCGAATGGATATGGTATTACTTCACGTTCAAGCCGGGCGCGAAAATCATCTATACGCGGACGCGCCAGTCCGGCGAGGAGGGACGAACGCCTCCGGCCGATTCGCCGGGATCCGGCTCACGCGCCTGA
- a CDS encoding serine hydrolase domain-containing protein has product MRHTPFLAISLSFALSLLSGCGGGGSDTPPAPSPVTGPSCSVAQLEGAMDSTLAQTSSEVDFSFSVERQDGRRYTYNRGGSTLLTSYESASTSKMVSAVIILRLVEKGYLSLTDKPQRYMTTWPITNTDPLFNMTLEQLLSFTSGLTTEPPCQDFGGSSFETCVNSIATTNAGNGMTPGQQFYYASTHLQVAGLMAIKARGVATWQDVFTEFKTQTGLFSTSTYDLPSATNPRLAGGMHWTGEEYMAFLKALKNGSLLNATSMGQLLADHTASVVIAHSPALDGLGEDWHYGLGLWHECQSPTFNCTAGTRVSSPGAYGAYPFWDRSHGYIGIVARQGALGTFPQGSAIERSVRPDVEQWLTCP; this is encoded by the coding sequence ATGCGACACACACCTTTCCTGGCCATCAGCCTTTCCTTTGCGCTCAGTCTGCTCAGCGGCTGCGGTGGCGGCGGATCAGACACGCCCCCTGCGCCCAGCCCTGTCACCGGCCCGTCCTGTTCGGTCGCGCAACTCGAAGGAGCGATGGATAGCACGCTGGCGCAAACTTCGTCTGAAGTGGACTTTTCCTTCTCAGTTGAACGGCAGGATGGCCGCCGCTACACCTACAACCGGGGCGGCTCCACGCTACTGACCTCCTATGAATCCGCCTCGACTTCCAAAATGGTTTCTGCTGTGATCATCCTGCGGCTGGTGGAGAAAGGATATCTGAGCCTGACAGACAAACCGCAGCGGTACATGACAACCTGGCCTATCACGAACACCGATCCGCTCTTCAATATGACGCTTGAGCAATTGCTGAGCTTCACCTCCGGGCTGACGACCGAGCCGCCTTGTCAGGACTTCGGTGGATCGAGCTTTGAAACCTGCGTGAACAGCATCGCGACGACCAACGCCGGAAACGGCATGACCCCAGGGCAACAGTTCTACTACGCCAGCACCCATCTGCAAGTGGCGGGGCTCATGGCGATCAAGGCACGGGGCGTTGCCACTTGGCAAGATGTCTTCACAGAATTTAAAACTCAGACAGGTCTCTTCTCCACATCGACCTATGATTTACCCTCTGCCACGAATCCCCGCCTGGCCGGCGGCATGCACTGGACCGGCGAGGAATACATGGCCTTTCTCAAGGCGCTAAAAAACGGCTCGTTGCTGAATGCCACATCGATGGGCCAGCTCCTGGCTGATCACACCGCTTCCGTCGTAATCGCCCATTCACCGGCCTTGGACGGCCTAGGCGAAGACTGGCACTACGGGCTCGGCCTCTGGCACGAATGTCAGAGCCCCACGTTCAATTGCACGGCGGGGACGCGCGTCTCCAGCCCCGGCGCCTACGGGGCCTATCCGTTCTGGGATCGCAGCCACGGCTATATCGGCATCGTCGCCCGCCAGGGCGCGCTCGGGACCTTTCCACAGGGTAGTGCGATTGAACGATCAGTGAGACCCGACGTGGAACAGTGGCTGACCTGCCCTTAG
- a CDS encoding protein kinase domain-containing protein — MAKRYQTRKPSKQPDPWFMSLKGCDVGDFRLDHYIGCGQIGYVYKAIRKDLESEVAVKLIKGTPKAGWQTELKKVSKLHAIPGVVHFHTLGTHQITHERRTEVFQYTVWDYIPPGRNLKTYLQEIQSCPVSFLLAVIERVLHVLHACRAKGVPRHGDLHAGNILIGEQDDAVLDNSLQAREPIYVSDFGYGTSGGEKKPKDDYRGLAAIADEIIQKVEWDEGNFTDRQMLYEIRTFVRKHLYETCLSERHLPKDLLQVLRDFRNRALAPSPSDHFAKGESPQPKSSQLPPPPIMKVGQFQVSEMLGDEWQLWKRLFVPSVPARSRILEPDISTVVTGPRGCGKTMLFRRLSERLSVECGPIDDFPDSSLFTGLYVNANDIADAFSSFPSLPSQEQARQLICYANLCVLSDFLAIQSARRGQFNEAVPEPLISIMRMLLAGDSEPQPLVVGEDPLDRYRSLLERIKWSFLRGVEPNVFPGFADLSQHSWLRQFISSMRGICPWLAKKSVFLFIDDYTTPRVSISMQRILNRLLFQRSSEFVSKVATESATTFLSEDSSGKILQDGDDYHLIDMGEESLFMSEIERARFLNEVFERRLQLDHRIPLESRKLPTLLGSLGISKTEFARRLRKQLPEKSGDDRVLASSQRRGPTRPKVLYHGWDTFTSLWSGDTRTMIQLVQELLDQSKEQAATFSPPLDSEMQDRVFRNRGGQWLEAQARNQPTDKGSVDKALLEVKETQPDFHFAGGNYGNHLKAIVEAFVASARQLLLGPTYSIREGAKVRDVPRMAFRIEIVDELRLSGLASELYKDLIRYGLFMRDARGKSVRGAFVPRLYLRRLLLPFCTLALSKRDSVSLSCENFCLLLLKPDQFRLSISRQGERFAAQGTGQIDMPFDLNQMDSRYDDLSNEEFL, encoded by the coding sequence ATGGCAAAGCGATACCAGACTAGGAAACCATCAAAGCAACCAGACCCTTGGTTCATGTCGCTCAAGGGTTGTGATGTCGGCGATTTCCGTCTCGATCACTACATCGGATGTGGACAAATTGGTTATGTGTACAAAGCTATCCGAAAAGATTTGGAGTCGGAAGTTGCAGTAAAGCTGATTAAAGGAACACCCAAAGCAGGATGGCAAACGGAGCTGAAGAAGGTCTCCAAGCTTCATGCAATTCCAGGAGTGGTTCATTTTCATACCCTAGGGACACACCAGATTACTCACGAAAGGCGAACTGAAGTCTTCCAATATACAGTTTGGGACTATATACCCCCAGGCCGTAACTTAAAGACATATCTCCAGGAGATACAATCCTGTCCCGTAAGTTTCCTTCTGGCTGTAATTGAGCGCGTTCTTCACGTTCTCCATGCATGTCGAGCAAAAGGTGTACCTCGACATGGCGATCTTCACGCCGGGAATATTCTAATTGGCGAGCAAGACGACGCTGTACTCGACAACTCCCTTCAGGCAAGAGAGCCTATATATGTTTCTGATTTTGGTTACGGCACATCTGGCGGTGAAAAAAAGCCAAAAGATGACTATCGTGGATTAGCCGCGATTGCCGATGAGATTATTCAGAAAGTTGAGTGGGACGAGGGAAACTTTACGGATCGGCAGATGCTCTACGAAATTAGGACATTTGTCCGCAAACACCTTTATGAAACCTGCCTGAGCGAGCGACATCTTCCGAAAGACCTCCTACAAGTTCTCCGGGATTTCAGGAATCGGGCTCTTGCCCCATCTCCGTCTGATCATTTTGCTAAGGGAGAATCACCTCAACCCAAGTCGTCGCAACTTCCCCCTCCACCCATCATGAAGGTTGGGCAATTTCAAGTCAGTGAGATGCTTGGAGATGAGTGGCAACTGTGGAAACGTTTATTTGTACCTTCAGTACCGGCAAGATCACGAATATTGGAGCCTGACATCTCCACTGTGGTCACGGGGCCTCGTGGATGCGGGAAAACCATGCTATTTAGACGATTGAGCGAGCGCCTTTCTGTCGAATGTGGGCCGATTGATGATTTCCCAGATAGCTCCCTCTTCACAGGTTTATATGTTAACGCGAACGATATCGCCGATGCGTTCTCCAGCTTTCCGTCACTGCCATCGCAAGAGCAAGCTCGCCAGCTAATTTGTTATGCAAACTTGTGCGTTCTTTCAGACTTCCTAGCAATTCAATCGGCCCGTCGCGGACAATTTAATGAGGCAGTTCCAGAGCCTCTTATTTCAATAATGCGTATGTTACTTGCTGGGGACAGTGAGCCACAGCCTCTAGTGGTAGGAGAAGATCCTCTTGATCGATATCGCTCCCTTCTTGAGAGAATCAAATGGAGCTTTCTTAGAGGGGTAGAGCCGAACGTATTCCCAGGATTTGCCGACCTTTCACAACACTCATGGCTTCGCCAGTTCATCTCCTCCATGAGAGGCATTTGCCCATGGCTCGCAAAGAAGTCTGTCTTTCTTTTCATCGACGACTACACTACGCCTCGCGTCTCTATTTCAATGCAGAGAATATTAAACAGACTGCTCTTCCAGCGTAGCAGTGAGTTTGTTTCCAAGGTAGCGACAGAATCAGCAACTACGTTCCTTTCGGAAGATTCAAGTGGGAAGATTCTTCAAGATGGTGATGATTATCACCTCATCGATATGGGCGAGGAATCGCTCTTCATGAGCGAGATCGAACGTGCTCGATTTCTCAATGAAGTATTTGAACGACGTTTACAGTTAGACCATCGCATCCCCTTGGAGAGCAGGAAACTTCCAACACTCCTTGGTAGCCTGGGGATTAGCAAGACCGAATTTGCTCGCCGTCTCCGAAAACAACTCCCAGAAAAATCAGGAGATGATCGCGTTCTAGCCTCCTCCCAGCGCCGTGGCCCCACACGACCTAAAGTGCTTTATCACGGATGGGACACATTCACTTCTCTATGGTCTGGCGATACTAGGACAATGATCCAACTGGTACAGGAGTTACTCGATCAATCGAAAGAACAAGCGGCTACCTTCAGCCCACCACTTGATTCGGAAATGCAGGATCGCGTGTTTAGAAATCGAGGAGGCCAATGGCTAGAGGCGCAGGCTCGCAATCAACCCACAGACAAGGGCTCGGTCGATAAAGCGCTTCTGGAAGTAAAAGAGACCCAGCCTGACTTTCATTTTGCAGGAGGCAACTACGGGAATCACTTGAAAGCAATAGTTGAAGCTTTTGTTGCCTCCGCACGACAACTACTATTGGGACCTACATACAGCATCCGGGAAGGGGCCAAAGTTCGCGATGTTCCTCGAATGGCCTTTCGTATAGAAATTGTAGACGAACTTAGACTCTCCGGCTTGGCCTCAGAGCTCTATAAGGATCTCATTCGGTACGGTTTATTCATGCGCGATGCACGAGGGAAAAGCGTTCGAGGAGCATTTGTTCCGAGGCTATATCTAAGGAGGCTTCTTCTGCCTTTTTGCACTTTAGCACTATCAAAACGGGATAGTGTCTCTCTCTCTTGCGAGAATTTCTGCCTCCTGCTTCTCAAGCCAGACCAGTTCAGGCTGTCAATCAGCAGACAGGGGGAACGCTTTGCCGCACAGGGCACTGGCCAGATCGATATGCCATTTGATCTAAACCAAATGGACTCACGATACGACGACCTTAGCAATGAGGAATTCTTGTGA
- a CDS encoding RNA recognition motif domain-containing protein: MASQIYISGFPPSYTRSQLRQIFVPFGKVESVHVLRDARGFFVGVVQMSSPDEVEHIFGAQQVFQVEGKHLDIWEPPETESAQR, translated from the coding sequence ATGGCATCACAAATCTACATCAGTGGGTTCCCGCCCTCGTATACCCGAAGTCAGCTCCGCCAGATTTTCGTCCCGTTCGGAAAAGTGGAGTCGGTGCACGTTCTGCGGGATGCCCGAGGATTTTTCGTCGGGGTGGTGCAAATGTCTTCCCCCGATGAAGTGGAGCACATCTTCGGAGCGCAACAGGTCTTCCAAGTCGAAGGCAAGCATCTGGATATCTGGGAACCCCCGGAGACAGAGAGCGCGCAGCGCTGA